The sequence AAGTTTACAGAGGCTTCCTACTGTTGACTATGTTTTGAGTTGGTCTGACTCTTACTAATGGACACATGAAGAAACATGACAACATGAATAGCTTTATCCGCTACATGAAAAGATTAGTGTGCAgaccaataaaaaaaagaaaaaacaaagttCAGAGAAGAAACAGGAGAGAAAGTCAGCAGAAACTTGTGTGAGATGCAGTATTTTGTCAGTCAGAATGACCATTAATGAAACTAGGAAGTGTACAGAAACAGAGCATAAAACAGGGGAGCTCTGTTTTCACAGATATAAGCAATTTCTTCAAAAAGGGGCATAAATCAATCAGtgaagcaattaaaatttcataagcTTACCCCAGGATCAAGAGAAACTTTATTATCAGAACGGTCGCGAtcatcctcttcctcttcaCCATTGTGATGGCTGATGCGAGCACGAGAGCGCGAAGACTTGGTACTACAATCAATATCCTCAATGAGAAGAATGGAGCGGTTAGTGGTGGAAGTAAGTATACGGCGGAGATCACTGTCATTCCTTACACCTTGGAGCTGAAGATCATAGATATGGAATCTCAGATAATTAGCAATAGCAGCAACAAGTGTAGATTTCCCAGTCCCAGGTGGACCATAGAGAAGATACCCTCTTTTCCAAGCTCTCCCAACACTTTGAAAATACTTCCTGCGTTGCATAAACAAGTCAAGGTCTTGGATTATAGAGTCTTTAAGGTCAGGCTCCATAGCTAGAGTTTCAAAAGTTGCAGGATGCTTGAAGACAGTTGATTCCCACACAGACCCTTCATTGTCATAAGTGTAAAGATTAAGTGTCTCACGCATACTCAATATTTCCTCTGCGGTGCTGCAAATGTGAGGCAAATAGCTCGTCAGGATTCTgtctttatcttttttgttGCATTTCAACTCGAAGTGTCGCCTGTTTCGGAGGTAATACTTCTTGGATTCTTTCTCCTGAAGGGTCCATTTCAACTGCATGCCCTCAAACTCATCAACAACTTTAGTGTCCACAGGGATGCCTGGTTTAGGCGGGGCAGTGATATTGTTGCTGTCATTATTGCCAAGAAGAAGGCTTTTCGTGGAGTTGCCGATCTTGGTAGGAAGATAGACCTCGATTGCTCGGAAAGTTTCGTTGTTGACAGCTTGCCATCGATCTTCAATAACGAAAGTGAAGTCTGAGCTGAAATAAGATGAGAAGAGGTCTGACAGATTGTTGGTGAGGAATTCTCTCATGGGTTTCGGGATCATTTCGTTTAGGATTGTACGGATGAGCATAGCCAAAGCTGAGAAGGAAGCGTAGGCTGAAAGTAGAGTGGACATGGAAGGCATTTCTTTAAGCAGAGAAGCCATTTTTGGAAATGAatgagaaagaagagagggaTGAAGGGTGAAGCACTGATTCTGTTTTTGAGGatagaaaagaatatatatataggcaaTTGGCATGATGAGTAGGTGAGCATTTCGGTTCGGTCTGAAACCAAACCGAACTACCCAATCCGAATAACctgaattatttataaaactaaattcaactgaatctaataaaataataaactgtATCTCctcgaaaaaaaaaaacacaaaccAAATGAATCAAAAAATTTGGCCCAATCAAATTAAACTGACCAAACCGAACCAAATCGAATCGATCAAAATgttaaatctattttaaaagttaacatactaaaatatttttttattaattaataaaaatctatttatttcaGTTTGATTCGATTAAaccaatttttctttctaaactattaaattcaataaagcagattataaaataaaacaaacgaACCAATTAGGATGCCTATGTTTTCTTATGCCCTATTAGTTTAACTTGTAGAGCAAGGATTCACTCCTATCACAATCATGATCATTTTGTTAATAAACTCTTTTGcgttttcttaattatatatagaaaagcactaatgatttaataaataattaaaaaatttaaaatcttttctaattttaacttaatttgaaaaattaattataattggtCTCTCTCCCTTATTACTTtatatctttaataataaGTAACAATTATTAGTACAAAGAGTAagaaagttaaattatatcaataattattgttatattatcacaaattataattttttttaaaccaAAGTGAATAGACTATTAAAAGGGTATAAAAAGAGTGTCGAAAGCGGCACAAGAGCTATTAGTCTTAGGTTCGGAATCGGAAAGCATATTCTTTATAGAATATATTCATTTCAACATTACTTAtgctaatatgagaaaatgttaaaaaacgactaaagaaaataactctataaaaaagataaattttttttttcttaatacaAAAGAGCGGTGATAGTTTATAAAtgacaaatttaataattctttttgtatattatgttattatttCAGTCActtattatgaatatttattcgTTAAtgcaaatattatttatttatatctaataacttattatatttaattatctttttagaGTGAttctaaagaataaatttcaAGCCGTAATATAAGGTAGGGAATGATGTGTATCAATGGGGAGAAATGACGTCATGGAAGTAGaacaaaacaaagaagaaagcCTGCAAGAAAGCAGAGACAAAAcgacaaaagaaaagacagGAACATGTGTTTAATAAACATTTGGGAACTCTCGTGGAAAC comes from Ricinus communis isolate WT05 ecotype wild-type chromosome 5, ASM1957865v1, whole genome shotgun sequence and encodes:
- the LOC8279133 gene encoding AAA-ATPase At1g43910, which translates into the protein MASLLKEMPSMSTLLSAYASFSALAMLIRTILNEMIPKPMREFLTNNLSDLFSSYFSSDFTFVIEDRWQAVNNETFRAIEVYLPTKIGNSTKSLLLGNNDSNNITAPPKPGIPVDTKVVDEFEGMQLKWTLQEKESKKYYLRNRRHFELKCNKKDKDRILTSYLPHICSTAEEILSMRETLNLYTYDNEGSVWESTVFKHPATFETLAMEPDLKDSIIQDLDLFMQRRKYFQSVGRAWKRGYLLYGPPGTGKSTLVAAIANYLRFHIYDLQLQGVRNDSDLRRILTSTTNRSILLIEDIDCSTKSSRSRARISHHNGEEEEDDRDRSDNKVSLDPGVTLSGLLNFIDGLWSSCGDERIIIFTTNYKDKLDPALLRPGRMDVHIYMGHCTPAGFRKLAATYLGIKDHLLFKCIGDLIESVAITPAEVAQQLMKCDDPQVALDSLIELINKKGHQVEDELQDKKGEEEVIKQEIIMLGKGDVKLVEKHNKEKIEERCVYLT